The following is a genomic window from Sulfuricurvum sp..
TTTAACTTTTAAAAGAGTTACTGCTTGGCTGTTTGCACCGATTGTTCGGCTCATACCGATTTTTTCTACAATGTATTCCATACCCACTCCTTACTTGTCCATAGAGCGAACTTCTACGTCCACTTCCGGAGCCAAGTCAAGCTTCATTAATGAATCAACAGTATCAGGCGTAGCCGATACGATGTCGATCAAACGTGCGTGCATACGAATCTCAAATTGCTCACGTGAACTTTTGTTTACGTGCGGTGATTTAAGAACCGTATACTTACGAATCTTGGTTGGCAAAGGGATTGGGCCACGGATTTCCGCACCTGTACGCTTTACGGCTTCAACGATAGAGGCTACTGAACGATCAAGTACACGATGATCGTACGCTCTAAGTTTCAAACGAATCTTTTCCATAATTTTTCCTCTATAAAGAACTCGTCAGTCGATGCTGACTATAATAAGGCAAGCGGAATTATAGCGACATACCCCCTGTGGGTCAATGATTTTAGTGGTAAAATTGTATTTTTACCTAAATTTGTTTCCTTTTAATAAGGAAGTTATATTTTTAAGGTTATTATTTTTGACATGAACACTTTATTAGATGAATACTATCGACACGATTTACACAATCCCAATTTCATCGAGCGCAAAGCATCTCTGAATGAAGAGAGTGTATGGATTATGGGAATTGCACAGTCGGGAAAAACCTCTTTAATCAAAAATTATCTCCTTTCGCACAAAAAATCGACCTATCTTTACCTCGATTGCCGTGATATCCGTTTAGAGATTCATGAACTCAACGAACATCTCGAACCTTTTTGCCGTGAGCACAAGATTAAAATTTTGGCTCTTGATAACTATCGCACGAATATTAAGCTCTTTGATTTAGAGCAAATCATCCTCGCCTCTGAGGAGTCCAACCAAAGCAGTTTTGAGACACTCTCCCTACACCTCCTCGACTACGAAGAGTTTCTCGCGTTTGAATCCAAATATTACGATTCCTCCGCCCTCAACCATTTTTTTCAACTTGGGGGTTTCCCCGCTATGCACCGCTTACCTAGTGAAGATCGTCCCTTGTATATCCAAAAGACGTTATTTCGCACCCTCAATGACATAGAGCTATCGATTATGATACAAGCCTCTAAGATGGTTACCCAAAAGGTTTCGACATTTACCCTCTATGAGCGATTAAAAAGTGAGCGTAAAATCTCCAAAGACAAA
Proteins encoded in this region:
- the rpsJ gene encoding 30S ribosomal protein S10 produces the protein MEKIRLKLRAYDHRVLDRSVASIVEAVKRTGAEIRGPIPLPTKIRKYTVLKSPHVNKSSREQFEIRMHARLIDIVSATPDTVDSLMKLDLAPEVDVEVRSMDK
- a CDS encoding ATP-binding protein, whose product is MNTLLDEYYRHDLHNPNFIERKASLNEESVWIMGIAQSGKTSLIKNYLLSHKKSTYLYLDCRDIRLEIHELNEHLEPFCREHKIKILALDNYRTNIKLFDLEQIILASEESNQSSFETLSLHLLDYEEFLAFESKYYDSSALNHFFQLGGFPAMHRLPSEDRPLYIQKTLFRTLNDIELSIMIQASKMVTQKVSTFTLYERLKSERKISKDKLYLHLQSLFDKHYLYGCEKFNHPSAIKKLYLCDIAIKHALILQKHFGKVFENLIFLELIKHDIECYYDEGIDFYLPQRNQIVLASAFANEHALFKKVEALEGFIIMHQVKEVIVVTMNLENVLSHPIAKIEMVPFSQWALGEE